Proteins from one Triticum aestivum cultivar Chinese Spring chromosome 7A, IWGSC CS RefSeq v2.1, whole genome shotgun sequence genomic window:
- the LOC123148265 gene encoding NADH dehydrogenase [ubiquinone] 1 beta subcomplex subunit 9, whose translation MSTTAGYLARRAGQKERVRLLYRRALKDTLNWAVHRHLFYQDASELRDKFEANRNVENLDVIDRLIEDAEAQQRNFQHPDPYIVPWAPGGTKFTRNPPPPEGIEIIYNYGKEDQ comes from the exons ATGTCGACGACGGCGGGGTACCTGGCGCGGCGCGCGGGGCAGAAGGAGCGGGTGCGGCTGCTCTACCGCCGCGCGCTCAAGGACACCCTCAACTGGGCCGTCCACCGCCACCTCTTCTACCAGGAC GCGTCCGAGCTCAGGGACAAGTTCGAGGCCAACAGAAATGTG GAGAACCTGGACGTGATCGATAGGCTCATCGAGGACGCGGAGGCGCAGCAGAGGAACTTCCAGCACCCGGATCCTTACATTG TTCCATGGGCTCCTGGTGGCACTAAATTCACAAGGAACCCTCCTCCACCTGAAGGG ATTGAGATTATCTACAACTATGGCAAAGAAGACCAATGA